Genomic segment of Eretmochelys imbricata isolate rEreImb1 chromosome 11, rEreImb1.hap1, whole genome shotgun sequence:
ggcgtggaggtggtgctccctccctggaccctgccatGCAGGGCTGGCCAGCGCCCTGTCAGCCCTTGCTCCCCAACCCCAACTGCCGACCCCTGCCGGGCCCTGGAGTTGTTCTAGCATGTTGCaggaggcctcagaaagaaaaaaggttgagaacccctgccctaaggTATATATCAAACACAGCTCTCTGCATGCAAAAGCTGTTCCTTCAGTTTAGTGTCCCACTGTCTCCTCACTGCCTGAGTTTTTTCCCattgcagtgaaaggctccagcagtggggagacaGTTCACAAGTAGCTACACGCCACAGGCAGGCAGGCTGTGTTTACACTTATGTGTAGCTACACAGGGCAAAGaaaggctgcagcagcagggaaaggcttctGCAGATCTCCACTGCCGGGAGTCTTTccctgtggcatgtagctacacatcgCAGTGTCAAGCATGGACGCAGCCTGCCTccctgtggcatgtagctacGTGTGTAGTGTCTGTAGTGTACATGCACCTGCAATTGTAGAATAGCCCATGTTGCAGGACAAGTTCTCCCCTCCAATAAATATGCACGTGTCTGTTGAGTCAGTAACAAACAGTAGCAAAACCagcacttttgtttttaaaaaagtgtactTTTGAATGAGTATTTTGCaatctttcaaaaatattttaccaCAATAGTGTCTTAGTTTATTGTTTTGAAAATACAATCACCATAAGCACACACTGGGGCAATATTTACTGTAGATGAGACAGTGTTAGCTAGAGCAATGCTGCAGAAAGCTACTGTACTATTTGTTTAGGAAAGTGCTATAATCACATCTTTCTACCATTGTCTCTACTACAGTTGTATTCAGATCTTTACGTGAATTTATAATGGGTTGTTTTATGACAGCATATTCTTCCCTATTATGGTTATTGTGCTTAGGAACAGGATTCTAGTCCAAACctgcttaatttaatttaatggttGCCAGGGCACATATTAGTACAGTTTGTATTAAAACTGGGTTTGTAGATATCCATATCCATACTCATATCCACTAACTCTGTTCTACAAGATTTGTGTGCCTATTAAAGAAGACTAagcaaatattaatttattatttatattttaatatttcatttacattttatctTATATTTTAACGTAAAATGCTTTATAATTTATCTTAAAATATTATGCTAGATTGTGGAAGTCCAAAAGAAGGAGATGAATTCCCAGCTACATCCCTTTTAAATTTTACTGATGACCTAAAATATAGTAACAGCTTTTTCAATTGGATGTAATATAAGATGAATTATTAGCCTGTATATATCATAAACACATTCTTCCAGTAGGGATATATTCCAGTACAGTGTGTTGTATCAAAGGACTTCATGAAATAAAGTTCAGGAGAATGATAAATCTTGTATCATAATAACTGTCCTCAAGAATATATGACACAGCAATGGAAATCTTTTTCTcatatttttcagaaataaatgaaaattccAAGAAATAGAAGCTGCTGctatacaaagaaagaaaagacaaagtATCTTCAGGGTTAATATCCTCCAACTGAGATCCATGAACAATTACACAGTTATTTTTCTATATCGAACTTTAAGGTTTGTTAATAATATGCTGCCTTTGCGGGACACAGAGGTGCTAATGGTAAGAAGGCTATTTATTCACTATACTGAATAGAAGAGCTACAGAAACAATGGCTTCCAAGGTCTCATGTTTATATGTTCTGACAGTAGTTTGTTGGGCAAGTGCTCTTTGGTATTTAAGTATAACTCGTCCTACTTCTTCCTACACTGGCCACAGACACTTCAATACCATATCAATAGCCAGGAAAAATGTCTCCTTTGGTAATATAAGAACTCGACCTATAAATCCACATTCATTTGATTTCCTTATAAATGAGCCTAATAAGTGTGAGAAGAGCATCCCTTTCCTAGTCATTTTGATCAGCACGACTCACAAAGAATTTGATGCAAGACAAGCGATTCGCGAGACGTGGGGAGATGAAAACAACTTTAAAGGCATTAAAATAGCCACTCTCTTCCTTCTTGGGAAGAATGCAGATCCTGTATTAAATCAGATGGTAGAGCAAGAAAGTCAAATTTTCCATGACATTATTGTGGAGGACTTCATTGACTCTTATCATAACCTTACTCTTAAAACGTTAATGGGTATGAGGTGGGTGGCCACATTTTGTTCAAAAGCAAAGTATGTTATGAAGACAGACAGTGATATTTTTGTAAATATGGATAACCTTATTTATAAACTGCTCAAACCCAACACCAAGCCAAGGAGAAGGTACTTTACTGGTTATGTCATCAATGGAGGACCAATAAGGGATGTCCGCAGTAAATGGTACATGCCCAGAGATTTGTATCCTGATAGCAATTATCCACCGTTCTGTTCAGGCACTGGCTACATTTTTTCAGCTGATGTAGCAGAACTGATTTACAAAACCTCCCTCCATACCAGACTTCTTCATCTTGAAGATGTGTATGTGGGACTCTGTCTTCGGAAGCTTGGCATTCACCCTTTCCAAAACAGTGGCTTCAATCACTGGAAGATGGCCTATAGCTTGTGTAGATATCGCAGAGTGATCACAGTGCATCAGATAACTCCAGAAGAAATGCACAGAATTTGGAACGACATGTCAAGCAAGAAGCATCTCAGATGTTAAGATTTTTACAGatgtaaatactttttttttaaattttggcagAAAGGAATCGGATAATTTATAGGCAAATTAACTTTGAGGAGGGTTTTAATAACTGCTTTTGCATTCTTGTCTTGACTCCTGGTTTGCACCCTTCAGACTCTATTCATAAAGACATTACAAAACTTAAAGGGGCCAGAGTCAAATCTCAGAATCATTGCTCTCTatcacaacatttaaaaaaatcagctctTGCACCTGTATGTATAAGAACAGTAGTAGTTAACCAGAGCTGCATAACAATTCATGCCCATGCATCTGAGGTGAGAGTCTGGCCCTAAAAAATGAAGAATCATGTTAACATCTTTATCTCATCCTCACAAGCTATAAGTGTCTCTTTTTAGGGTTCTATTCATAAAGatacacacaaatataaaaaaatatactCAGTGTGTGCATTTACAGCTTGAGTGCTATCTTTGCACTGATTTATACACCTATATTGGCATGTACATTTTACTATACAGTATGTGCAGTTTAAAAAGCAGTTTATTGCTGACAGAAAGGCAGAATTTAAACAAGTGTGAATATAACATTGAAAATGAAAATAGTGTAGGTCTAAGAAACAACGCTACCTGCctgaaagttatttatttaataaaaccacATAACTCCCCCTAACTAAAAGAGCCCTATCTAATATAATCTTACAATGAAATATAATTTGTGTGTGAAATACAAGACAAAGAAAATGtctgcaacaaaaaataaaaataaaataaaatgtgtatttgGGATAAAGGTATTTAATATACttcaacattttctttttaaagcaagtGTAGCATATCTCCTTCGGACGTATAGAGATATATATGCACTAACAGCAATACTATTGTGGTACAGTATTATTGGAATAGACAGTATTATCACCAATAGAATTTTCATAAATTATAGTGTCTGCCAGAGCAAATATGTAATTTTATTGAATAATGaaaaatatcaataaaataaTCCTTTCCTACTGTCTTACTGATTAGAAGCACGTTTACAGTCTCCACATCACTCAGTATAtcattaaaattaaacacatcaTATTGTACTTAAAGCATTTTGCTTTCTTAGAGCTAAATTCTGCTTTTTACCACAGTGCACCCATTGCAGAAAATGTAATTACTcaagatttataccagtgtagcaGAGGAGAATTTGGACCACACTAAAAATACTTTTGGGCAACAGAAGGAAAGTATAATAGCAGTTATGTGGATCTCTCAAGGGGAGAATAGATCCTCGCAGCAAAATCAAGAATATTTAGAACCAACATGTACATAAGCCAAATTCTAGTCTTTGTTTCACATGTggagctcccagtgaagtcattaTTAATCCAAGAAGTCACTGaggcccaattcaggaaagcatctcaaCTCAGGACAGCccttaagcacacgcttaactttaagtatgggattgaagtcagtgagactcaAGAACATTCTTAAATGTTAAATAcattcttaagtgctttcctgaatcagggcctgggagctgagcacacacagatcccagggcagaatttggtcttcaGACTACATAACATGTGTCTTCTTAATTTAAATTTTCCCCTCTAGGTACAAATGCCGTTCCCCTTTAGGATTCCCTTTCCTTCCGTGGCCTCTTTCTATAGTATAACCTGCTTCCTCATGCTTGCTCTTCTCTACTCCTGTCTCAGGCCTGTGCATATAATGAGAAGACAATAGATGTCAGAAGCACATCTCTCCAACCTTTATGTATACTAGTGGAGGGAGattactgaaaaatattttctatttgaaTCATTAAAGAAATGTGCTTTCACTGCCTTCACACAAGTGTGCTTTCTGATAATATTCTTGCAGGATGTTCACTGGAACAAACAGATCTAAACAAATATTCTAGAGTATTCATGGAAATTGAATTTTCACCTAGTAAACATGACTATTCTCACTCAAAATCTGATATTAACAGATATCCTCATTCATCCAGGTGACCTAAATGTCCAATCAAAACAACtaaaatttcaaatattaaatatttacagtTGGAGATGgtcaaaaaaatccaaaaataattttgtaaaaaaattcaaaatgttgatcttgtttttgttttgatgtgCTCAGAATGAAACTGTTACTcattttttgtaaaatatttatcatttttcaaaatggttATCTAAAATTTTCATGTTCTGAAAAGTTATTTTAAGAAAGTGAACATTTCTATAACCATTTTGACAACACATTTGACATATTTTCTTAAAAAATTAAAGCGGCACAGCAtgtttcataaaaacaaatttgacAACTGACATTTTTTCACGAAagaaaatcatttttgaaaaagtcCATCATTGCATGAAgagttttgtctgaaaaatttcagccaaatatATTCACAATCCAATCCAAGAATTATTTGCTGAAATTAATTATTCAGAAAATAATTTCAGCAAAAAGAATTCAAGAATATTGCTGCATGTTCACAGTTTGCAAACTGAAAGAGGCAAAATTCATCATAAAAGTTATAGCTATGGATTATTCAGCCAACACTGGTGTCCAGTGTTGTGTATACAGAAGGATAGTAAGTCCATATATCATTCAGGATATCCATGGGGAAGCAGTATGAAATAACTGATTCATTGTTTAAGTGAAATCTCTGAAGTAATTTTGCCTTTAATATTATCTGTTGTTAATATCATGCCATAGGTGTACATAGCACTTTATAAACAAGTATACGAACACTCCTCCAACAAGAAGCTTACATTCTAGTGACAAATCCTGCTAACCGTATTCACATAGCAGTattactgatttcaatggaactacttgtatAAATCAGGTGAGGAGGATTTGGCTTTTAAACCACACTATATAGTGCAGTGAGTGAAAACAATAGGTATGGAACTTTACTTCAGAGTTAGAAGTGAAGCTATACAGTAGTTAGCCCAATAGTTGCTGCTAATTTATAACTACAGTAGCATGTGTATCCTTAGAAAAAATCCAGAAATGTTGGCTATGAACATTGAATTTGCTacaaaaaaatcaagatatatcctTCTCAGCTGACCTAGTCCTTGATAAAGCTGTTCTTGCTTCCTGCTAAACTCAGAACTCTAAGAAAACAAAGTTCAGCTGTTTGCACATATGCATTTGATACACGCACACAGAGTGAATTTCATCTTTTCACACACAAGCCCAACTATGTGCAGGTAACTAAATGGAGGGTGAAAGATGGAATTCACCCCAGCTCATGGGTAAACCACAGACTGCAATGCAGTCTCTCCATGGACACTTACTGTAACTGTTCCAACCAATAAGCTGGAATAGCCTTTGCTGTATCTCCGCACATTGTGCGGGGATATTGGGCCCTGGATCCAAAAACTTATAAATCCTGAGACCTTACCTCCAGCCATTCACACTCAGCAGCGAGACCATCCCTCTGTAGCCCATGAGGGTCACAGAGCTCCTATTCCCATCATTGCAGGGCTTGAGCTTGGAGGGCCTTGAATTTCCTCCTTTATAAGCAAACTGCCTCAGACAGCCTAAAAATTGTATTAACAATTAGCAAGTACATcttgaaaatactatttcctggtgtttataaataaatagttttttgACAGAAATGTAAATATTCATCCTGGAACTCGTACATATGTTTTGAAGGCATTTTCTTCTGTATTCAGCTGTATATATGTGTAGAGTCTGCTTGCGATGGAACATTCTGTTATGCATGCAGCTGGGTTAGGCATTATGTTTGTTCAGTGCTTCAAAAGCCTTAAGCATGTGTGCCCTAATTTTTGAATATACGAGACTTTTTTATGTCAGGTGAAATAAAACATGAactaattttctatttttattaattttctgaTAATGTACTTCACTAGCTCTTTACTACCATGATATGGATTTGGTATTTTCTCATTGCTCAAAAAATAGAATATGCAAGCCACATCTGGAAAGGAGGGATATGTATCGTCCTAAAACGGACACACTGTCCCTCTAATCCAAAAGTATTTGTGTTGGACTGAATAAGGTTAAATAGCAACAAGCAATGTTTGCATTGGGCGTCCTTCaatcaaaacaaatatttgtcttaaaggtcattttgttttgttaagaacAGAGCAAATGACAATTTAAGAGTGCTggatttttaaatcactttaatCAAAATATGAATACAGTCATAGTTGGTTTTGATTGAATTGTAGCTGAAGAAAGCACATGTACCAAGAAGCTGGGGTGGGCGGGAGGGAAAATGTCTCTTTTGGAGGAATTTTTCACTGTAGCATTTCCTGTCAGATGACTTGGGAATACTTCAGTGAGTACTCAAGATTCATTTTCCATCTTTCCTAATATTTAGATTCAGTGCAGATATTGATTCTttatggggatttttttaaaacatagatGGCAAGGGCAATTTATAAATGAAGGAAGTAATTAATTAGAAAAGCGTGTTGATAGCAACTGAACTTTAGGTGTATCATTATATGTGAATGGctgtatttatgtatttatttgtcaaaattgTATGTATTGTTTTACCTACTGTAAGTGTCTGTAAAAGTGAATTCTTCCAAAGTATTATTTAGGGTTTTGTGGGATTGCCAGTCAAGCTGCTAATCAAGATACTATTTTTTGTATaaatgtcaaattaaaaaaaacaacgaaCAAATGAAGGCAAATGAAAACCTGACAGTGTCAATGTACAGTTTGCTTCTTCACCTCTCTCTTTCTCAACATGTAAACTATTATCAGAAAGCACGATGCTAATGTATAGGCCCATCTGCCATGAGAAAGAGCACTGTTCTgtaaaagatgattttttttaaacattgggaaaaataaacaaaaggagaaaTTACTGTATTGTTCATCATTTCTGTAGATTTCCTCAAGCTACTGTACACATCGTTCAAATGTTCAGTGGTTTTCGACCCTGAAGAGTCAATCTTGAAACAAAACCTGATAAGGGTTGGGCTTTTTCAGAGGGGGCTATTGGGTTCCTAGCTCATTTCGGCTCCTTTGACAATCCCAGCTAATGATGTTAAGGAGCCAGGCTATGCAGTTCTGAGTTGAAGATGGGGtgcagccagtgatgagctgccaaaatcttaacaaccggttccctataaaaagttctgatttaagggatgtccccagtatgtattttttgtaccaacatgGTTATCatatgtccgtattttcccgggaggaatttttaaaatttaaaaatttaagaaTTCCTCctggacggcgatttaagaaccaaaaagcctgacctgtccgggaaaatacggatgtatgttaaccctgacTAAAGTTCTTTTtgaaaaagatgggcctgaactagaaatgagctccgtttcacatgtgtgggtccccgccactccctgggggtgtgctagggtgaccagatgtcccgattttatagggacagtcccggttttggggtctttttcttatataggctcctattaccccccacccccgtcctgatttttcacacttgctgtctagtcaccctaaggtgtgcacatgtgtgggtcccagctgctcccagcccccctcatTTAAGCAGATGTGCAGGGTTACtgtcctgggaactgcagggcatcagtggacgtggggccacctgcagacaggggcgtggggcagggctagctggaggcagggggtgcagggctggctgcgggcagggcagggggtgcggagctggctggagacaggagggtgcagggttggctAGAGgccagggggtgtggggctggctgaagacagggcaggggctgactggaggtaaggcatgcggcaggggctggctgcgggcagggcagggggtgcggcaggggctggtgtgggcagggcagagggtgcgggggtggctggagacaggggctggctgtgggcagggcagagggtgcgtgcagcaggggttggctggatacagggcagggggtgcggcaggggctggctgcgggcagggcagggggtgcgtgcggtaGGGGTtagctggatacagggcagggggtgctgcaggggctggctgcaggcagggggtgcatgggtggctggagacgggctggctgtgggcagggcagggcgtgcagcaggggctggctgtgggcagggcagggggtgcgggggtggctggagatgggctggctgcaggcagggcgtgcagcagggactggctgcaggcagggggtgcgggggtggctggagacagggactggctgcaggcaggggggtgcggcaggggctggtgcgggcagggggtgcggggttgctggagacaggggctggctgcgggcagggcagggggtgcggcagggactggtgcgggcagggcagggagtggctggagatgggctggtGCGGGCacggcagggggtggctggagacaggggctggctgtgggtagggcagggggtgcgtgcggcaggggctggttgcAGGCGGgcgtgcaggggtggctggagacgggctggctgcaggcagggtgtgcgggggtggctggagacaggggctggctgcgggcagggcagggggtgtgtgcggcaggggctggttgcgggcagggggtgcaggggtggctggagatgggctggtgcgggcggggggtaccaggatgtggcaggggctggctgcagacagggcagggggtggctggagacaggggctggctgtgggcagggcagggggtgcggcaggggctggctgcaagcaggggtgcgggggtggctggatacaggggctggtgtgggcagggcGGGGGTGCGGCAggtgctggctggaggcagggcagggggtggctggagacgggggctggctgcaggcaggggtgcgggggtggctggaggcgaggcagggcagggggtgcagcaggggctggctgcagtcagggggtgcgggggtggctggagacaggggctggtgtgggcagggcaggggtgcggcaggtgctggctggaggcagggcagggggtggctggaggcagggggtgcgggggtggctgaggcgaggcagggcagggggtgcagcaggggctggctgcagtcagggggtgcgggggtggctggagacaggggctagttgcgggcagggcagggggtgtgtgcagTAGG
This window contains:
- the B3GALT1 gene encoding beta-1,3-galactosyltransferase 1, whose product is MASKVSCLYVLTVVCWASALWYLSITRPTSSYTGHRHFNTISIARKNVSFGNIRTRPINPHSFDFLINEPNKCEKSIPFLVILISTTHKEFDARQAIRETWGDENNFKGIKIATLFLLGKNADPVLNQMVEQESQIFHDIIVEDFIDSYHNLTLKTLMGMRWVATFCSKAKYVMKTDSDIFVNMDNLIYKLLKPNTKPRRRYFTGYVINGGPIRDVRSKWYMPRDLYPDSNYPPFCSGTGYIFSADVAELIYKTSLHTRLLHLEDVYVGLCLRKLGIHPFQNSGFNHWKMAYSLCRYRRVITVHQITPEEMHRIWNDMSSKKHLRC